Proteins encoded in a region of the Brevefilum fermentans genome:
- a CDS encoding Crp/Fnr family transcriptional regulator, with product METDHINQLPIFAGLAQETRLELARRSYIRELPAGHTLLLEGMPAESAYVLVSGEARAFRMNREGRVQILARFKPGDPINIISLLNSDKLNRATIEALSPMTVLVIRSTDFEALITRYPDFSKMLLHHLADRLAKITDLAAGLSLFAVRARLARFLIELADLSPSSTGWTQDEIAAHVGTVRDVVGRLLRDFEAGGLIQRQRGQIILLDREKLIQAARE from the coding sequence ATGGAAACGGACCACATCAACCAGTTACCCATCTTTGCTGGCCTGGCGCAAGAAACCCGGTTAGAACTTGCGCGGCGGTCGTATATCCGCGAGTTGCCAGCCGGTCACACCCTGCTGCTAGAAGGGATGCCAGCTGAATCCGCTTATGTCCTCGTCTCGGGCGAAGCCAGGGCCTTCCGCATGAACAGGGAAGGCCGGGTGCAGATCCTGGCGCGTTTCAAGCCTGGCGACCCTATCAACATCATTTCACTGCTGAATTCAGATAAGCTCAATCGGGCGACGATTGAAGCCCTGAGCCCGATGACCGTCCTTGTGATCCGATCAACAGATTTTGAGGCTCTCATCACCCGCTACCCGGATTTTTCCAAGATGCTCTTGCATCACCTGGCTGATCGCCTGGCAAAGATCACCGACCTGGCAGCGGGGCTGTCGTTGTTTGCGGTGCGGGCGCGCCTGGCGCGTTTCCTGATTGAACTGGCTGATCTCAGCCCGTCTTCAACAGGTTGGACCCAGGATGAAATTGCCGCCCACGTCGGCACAGTACGAGACGTGGTCGGTCGCCTCCTGCGGGATTTTGAAGCTGGAGGTCTGATCCAGCGTCAACGCGGCCAGATCATCCTCTTAGACCGAGAAAAATTGATCCAGGCTGCTCGCGAATGA
- a CDS encoding ATP-binding protein → MSERILPSINLSLCTRCNLCVSQCPELALIMTNDGPIFVDLITCSYCGVCEELCPTGAIRAPSSVVWSVR, encoded by the coding sequence ATGTCTGAACGAATCCTGCCGAGTATCAATCTTTCCCTGTGCACCCGCTGCAACCTGTGCGTTTCGCAATGTCCTGAGCTGGCGCTGATCATGACCAATGATGGCCCTATCTTTGTTGACCTGATCACATGTTCCTATTGCGGCGTGTGCGAAGAACTCTGCCCAACTGGCGCAATCCGGGCGCCATCATCTGTCGTCTGGAGTGTGCGCTGA
- a CDS encoding DUF438 domain-containing protein has product MSNLINNADQRKQALKEVIQRLHDGETVEELKKKFGHVISGATASEIAEAERALISEGTSVADIQRLCDLHVAVFQDSLDQEPTPESLPGHPVYTFRMENEVILRLLETMEETLHKWEDGDSNALTSLIKQTENLGALEKHYSRKENILFPYLEKKGFEGPATVMWGVDNEIRAQIKMFKESILDPEPDVIEATKYFETMSDNIVEMVYKEEKILFPAALDRLTEQEWAEIRNQEAEIGFVGVEVGDEWQAQAEAIVAEPEASPATDPSDLAEELVSLSTGALTREQINLLLTHLPVDVTLVDEHDRVRYFSQGRERIFDRSPAIIGREVTKCHPPQSVHKVTIILDDFRAGKRDVAEFWIPMGDQFIHIRYFALRDAEGTYKGTIEVSQNVTDIRNLEGEKRLLDDSPGYDK; this is encoded by the coding sequence ATGAGCAATCTTATCAATAATGCCGACCAACGCAAACAAGCCCTGAAGGAAGTTATTCAACGCCTGCATGACGGCGAAACCGTTGAAGAATTAAAGAAAAAATTTGGCCACGTCATCAGCGGCGCCACCGCCAGCGAGATCGCTGAAGCCGAACGTGCCCTGATCAGCGAAGGCACCTCTGTAGCTGACATTCAGCGCTTATGCGACCTGCATGTCGCTGTCTTCCAGGACAGCCTCGATCAGGAACCCACCCCAGAATCCCTGCCGGGGCATCCCGTTTACACGTTTCGCATGGAAAACGAGGTCATCCTGCGCTTACTGGAAACAATGGAAGAAACCCTTCATAAATGGGAGGACGGCGATTCAAATGCTTTGACATCCTTAATCAAGCAAACGGAAAACCTGGGAGCGCTTGAAAAACACTACTCCCGCAAGGAAAACATCCTCTTTCCTTACCTCGAAAAGAAGGGCTTTGAAGGCCCAGCGACGGTGATGTGGGGTGTGGATAATGAAATTCGCGCTCAGATCAAAATGTTCAAAGAATCCATCCTCGACCCTGAACCGGATGTCATCGAAGCCACCAAGTATTTTGAGACTATGTCTGACAACATTGTTGAAATGGTTTACAAAGAAGAGAAAATTCTCTTCCCGGCTGCTCTTGATCGGCTTACCGAGCAGGAGTGGGCAGAAATCCGCAACCAGGAAGCTGAGATTGGTTTTGTAGGTGTCGAGGTCGGCGATGAATGGCAGGCACAAGCCGAGGCTATCGTTGCAGAACCCGAAGCATCGCCTGCAACCGACCCATCAGATTTAGCAGAAGAGTTGGTCTCCCTGTCCACCGGCGCGCTGACCCGCGAGCAGATCAACCTCCTGCTGACCCATCTCCCCGTGGACGTAACCCTGGTGGATGAGCACGATCGCGTGCGCTATTTCTCCCAGGGCCGTGAGCGCATCTTTGACCGTTCACCCGCGATCATCGGTCGCGAGGTCACCAAGTGTCACCCGCCTCAAAGTGTGCACAAGGTCACCATCATCCTGGATGATTTTCGCGCCGGAAAGCGAGATGTAGCCGAATTCTGGATCCCGATGGGCGATCAATTCATCCACATCCGCTATTTCGCCCTGCGCGATGCCGAGGGTACCTACAAAGGCACGATCGAGGTTTCTCAAAACGTGACCGATATCCGCAACCTCGAAGGCGAGAAACGCCTGCTGGACGATTCCCCCGGTTACGACAAATAA